The sequence GCTGCGCGGAGGCATGTCCCCGCGGGGCCCTCTCCCGGGCATAGGAGAGAAGATGAAGCTGACCAAGAAGGCGTACGCCGTCATCTACGAGAAGGAGGACGAGCACTGGTGGTTCGTGGGAAGGCGCAAGGTCCTCGGCGCCCTCCTCGACCGGCTGGACCTGCCCGATGAGACCCGCATCCTCGACGTGGGCTGCGGCACGGGCGGCAACTTCCCCTTCCTCGCCCGCTACGGCGTGGTGGAAGGGTGCGACTATTCCGAGGAGGCGGTGCGCTTCTGCCGCCTGCGGGGCGCGGCGCCGGTGCGGGAGGCCAGCATATACGAACTCCCCTACGAGGACGGCTCCTTCGACCTCGTGACCTGCCTGGACGTCATCGAGCACCTGCGGCTCGACCTCCCGGCCTTCCGGGAACTGGCAAGGGTGCTCAGACCGGGAGGGCACCTCCTGGTCACGCTTCCGGCGAGGCCGGGTCTCTACAGCGATTTCGACTGCCTGGCCGGCCA comes from Actinomycetota bacterium and encodes:
- a CDS encoding class I SAM-dependent methyltransferase, which encodes MKLTKKAYAVIYEKEDEHWWFVGRRKVLGALLDRLDLPDETRILDVGCGTGGNFPFLARYGVVEGCDYSEEAVRFCRLRGAAPVREASIYELPYEDGSFDLVTCLDVIEHLRLDLPAFRELARVLRPGGHLLVTLPARPGLYSDFDCLAGHLRRYTLDEARELLRRSGFRPLRLTSYTVLVHPLVRYYMRRGNIVEGKGKYTWGMDTVFPATQGLLRALLALEARLISRFDLRGGASLAVLAQKEQAAA